A portion of the Candidatus Hydrogenedentota bacterium genome contains these proteins:
- a CDS encoding sulfotransferase, whose protein sequence is MKKPNFLYIGIARAGSTWLFEMLRQHPEVFVPPAKDVYFFDRYFEKGLTWYFSHFKHADEAKAIGELSHDYYFSERALKRIHETLPEVRLILCLREPVGRLVSGFVYNRTTALRSGVSLADYAAQEEIATQFEYYHHLKRYIDCFGRDRVLVVFFEDMVEEPEKFIRTVYRFLDVDDSFVPPNLHERINPARDARAESLALFAYRVALLLRRLGLSNLVGRIKESKLVNRFLYKAPTEGLAEKPSTELIARLRRDHARLESLIGRPLPQSWHV, encoded by the coding sequence ATGAAAAAGCCAAACTTTCTTTACATCGGTATCGCGCGCGCAGGTTCCACCTGGCTCTTCGAAATGCTTCGCCAACACCCGGAAGTATTTGTTCCGCCGGCGAAGGACGTCTACTTCTTCGACCGCTACTTCGAAAAAGGCCTGACGTGGTATTTCTCACATTTCAAACATGCGGACGAGGCCAAAGCCATTGGAGAACTCTCCCATGACTACTATTTCTCCGAAAGGGCACTGAAGCGAATCCATGAAACTCTCCCCGAAGTACGCCTGATCCTTTGCCTCCGCGAACCTGTCGGGCGGCTGGTTTCGGGTTTCGTTTACAATCGAACCACGGCCCTTCGCAGTGGCGTTTCCCTGGCGGACTATGCGGCGCAGGAAGAAATCGCCACGCAGTTTGAGTATTACCACCACCTCAAGCGATATATCGACTGTTTCGGCCGCGATCGTGTGCTGGTCGTCTTTTTCGAAGATATGGTCGAGGAACCGGAGAAATTCATTCGCACCGTCTACCGCTTTCTCGATGTGGATGACTCCTTTGTTCCGCCCAATCTCCACGAGCGGATCAATCCCGCTCGGGATGCCCGCGCGGAATCGCTCGCACTTTTCGCCTACAGGGTGGCATTGCTTCTGCGCCGGCTCGGACTTTCAAATCTCGTTGGGCGCATTAAAGAGAGCAAACTGGTGAACCGATTTCTTTATAAAGCCCCCACCGAAGGCCTGGCTGAAAAGCCCTCAACCGAATTGATAGCCAGGCTGCGCCGCGACCACGCCCGGCTCGAATCTCTGATTGGTCGCCCCTTGCCTCAGTCCTGGCATGTCTGA
- a CDS encoding flippase-like domain-containing protein has product MSDRRRVRRTALLVSGGCLASAILLALLLRAFPIDGASYRETLAQGRWIGLAGILATTVFHCWVTGVKWRYVTRLTSRGTDLGAGYYFYSALIGLLGQVLPLQVAMLAGRGLALRFHGKVPLRRGAAAVLYDQFFDVLVPLTMVVPILLAAANVISQEAGGWLCFTAVGLVGALLAILGAQAIQVLLRPLLLLPRDWKLSGLARSLQEGTSLTERQTLVTLYTLSSLRVANLVFRAWLVGWTLHLDLSWMVILFAHCGVTFSLIFAFLPGALGVVEWGWVGMLHLFGVDTVDATHYALSSRLFALAALVAINLVHAIALMAYWGLRGLRRRRDNTP; this is encoded by the coding sequence ATGTCTGATCGCCGTCGTGTGCGCCGTACTGCGCTGTTGGTATCGGGAGGCTGCCTTGCGAGTGCGATCCTGCTGGCACTCCTCCTCCGCGCCTTCCCAATAGACGGAGCAAGCTACCGGGAGACGCTCGCTCAAGGGCGATGGATTGGGCTTGCGGGGATACTCGCGACCACCGTGTTTCATTGCTGGGTTACGGGCGTTAAATGGCGCTATGTTACCCGCCTCACCAGTCGCGGGACCGATCTCGGCGCGGGTTATTACTTCTATTCAGCGCTTATCGGTCTGCTGGGGCAGGTGCTGCCATTGCAGGTGGCCATGCTCGCGGGGCGCGGTCTGGCCCTGAGGTTTCATGGCAAGGTTCCTCTCCGACGCGGCGCTGCTGCTGTGCTCTATGATCAATTCTTCGATGTGCTCGTTCCCCTGACCATGGTCGTACCCATTTTGCTCGCGGCTGCGAACGTAATCTCTCAGGAGGCGGGGGGATGGTTGTGTTTCACGGCCGTGGGATTGGTGGGCGCACTCCTGGCGATCCTGGGTGCGCAGGCAATTCAAGTCCTGCTGCGTCCGCTGCTGCTGCTGCCTCGGGATTGGAAGCTCTCCGGGCTCGCCCGTTCACTCCAGGAGGGCACGTCCCTCACCGAGCGTCAAACGCTCGTAACGCTATACACGCTTTCGTCCCTTCGAGTGGCCAACCTGGTTTTTCGCGCCTGGCTGGTGGGCTGGACGCTGCACCTCGACCTGTCCTGGATGGTGATCCTCTTTGCCCATTGCGGCGTGACCTTCTCCCTCATTTTCGCCTTTCTGCCGGGTGCACTGGGGGTCGTCGAGTGGGGATGGGTCGGGATGCTCCACCTCTTCGGCGTCGACACCGTTGACGCAACCCACTATGCCCTCTCCAGCCGGCTCTTCGCCCTGGCCGCGCTGGTCGCCATCAATCTCGTTCACGCTATCGCGCTCATGGCATACTGGGGGCTTCGTGGCCTCCGCCGCCGTAGAGACAACACTCCCTGA
- a CDS encoding carboxypeptidase regulatory-like domain-containing protein, with the protein MLPAESVSLTKGTKEGKAPLNDESLCAVRGIVLQPDGHPAAHASIRYRWSSSRIQVPVPDLSDSDPPAGPAPMNTEADGRFEFRDLRRGWIVVTAEHETGRAIERVHLRLNQPVEEVFLVLAGGDYLGGTVVTRNGAAIAGARVFPLEQAGRQAFKHIIEAKAATTDDVGRFRLSWLAPGSWKLLVSADGFGSVITEEIPTGRDTARIVLDAGAMVECRVVLADDGTPIPNVTVTLSHAVTEIDRLQAVSDAEGLAEFASVGKGIYSVGIDDKTYALAEGPEEVEIDPARKQPPLTLRLIHGGRIRGRIADGNTGAGIRNVVVWANHESQRVFFSSASDAEGAYLVSGLPPGKYQVALSERIPAYPQDPRPPLEHSVVVEEGGELGDVDFILTPGATLAGVVLDTEGRPVPDATVRARNEEGPQVLAEFYTGTDGRFSFGDYADGVAVNLSAETLEQKSGFQGPFLAGAPGSDSIEIVLALACSGIIAGRVIDPDGTPVACQIQAHGEDPKLGFPMLMPHAKTDFEGNFVMGGVCAGTYLLRVIPPGKSPSDLETVHIAPGESLTGLELVYDPGDLFDVSGVVVDESDAPVQGARVKASVMNASPLGLIPARVTDEHGEFHLDGLPLGTYVLQVSARGYGDHMMTVGSDSGDGILVRLRSALSVGGAVSARDGQPVTDFTVILSLANDTESRVLRERFSNTQGIFSVSLPYSGHWLLQIEAPGFEPVHLDLGENDGGLETQDLVVVLPSAS; encoded by the coding sequence GTGTTACCCGCGGAGTCCGTTTCCCTGACCAAGGGTACTAAAGAGGGCAAAGCCCCCCTGAATGACGAATCCCTCTGCGCTGTCCGGGGAATCGTTCTCCAGCCCGACGGGCATCCCGCCGCACACGCTTCTATCCGCTATCGCTGGTCGTCCAGCAGAATTCAAGTGCCGGTGCCGGATCTGTCGGACAGCGACCCACCGGCAGGGCCGGCCCCCATGAATACGGAAGCGGATGGCCGCTTCGAATTTCGTGACTTGCGGCGGGGCTGGATTGTGGTGACTGCCGAACACGAAACGGGCCGCGCCATCGAGCGCGTTCACCTGCGTTTAAACCAGCCGGTCGAGGAGGTCTTTCTTGTTCTCGCCGGGGGAGACTATCTGGGCGGCACGGTAGTCACTCGAAATGGAGCCGCAATTGCAGGCGCGCGTGTATTTCCCCTGGAGCAGGCGGGTAGACAAGCCTTCAAGCACATCATCGAGGCAAAGGCGGCAACGACGGATGATGTCGGACGCTTTCGCCTTTCCTGGCTGGCGCCCGGATCGTGGAAGTTGCTGGTTTCGGCGGATGGATTCGGCAGTGTGATCACGGAGGAAATCCCCACGGGCCGCGATACTGCCCGAATTGTTTTGGACGCTGGAGCGATGGTTGAGTGTCGGGTGGTCCTTGCGGACGATGGGACTCCGATCCCGAACGTGACCGTGACACTCTCCCACGCGGTGACCGAGATCGACCGCCTCCAGGCGGTCAGCGATGCGGAAGGATTGGCCGAGTTCGCATCCGTGGGCAAGGGTATCTACTCGGTTGGAATCGACGACAAAACGTACGCCCTCGCGGAGGGCCCGGAAGAGGTGGAAATCGACCCGGCTCGAAAACAGCCGCCCCTGACGCTCAGGCTTATTCATGGCGGACGGATTCGCGGGCGGATCGCCGATGGCAACACCGGCGCGGGCATTCGCAACGTGGTCGTCTGGGCCAACCATGAATCGCAGAGGGTATTCTTCTCCAGCGCATCCGACGCGGAAGGCGCCTATCTCGTGAGCGGCCTGCCGCCGGGGAAATACCAGGTAGCCCTTAGCGAGAGGATACCCGCTTACCCCCAGGATCCGAGGCCGCCCTTGGAGCACAGCGTTGTCGTTGAGGAAGGCGGTGAACTGGGCGACGTCGATTTTATTCTCACGCCGGGCGCCACGTTAGCGGGGGTCGTCTTAGATACAGAGGGAAGACCGGTTCCGGACGCTACTGTCCGCGCCCGAAACGAAGAGGGGCCGCAAGTGCTGGCGGAGTTCTACACGGGGACCGACGGCCGCTTTTCCTTTGGCGATTATGCGGACGGCGTGGCGGTCAATCTGAGCGCCGAAACCCTGGAACAGAAAAGCGGTTTTCAGGGGCCGTTTCTTGCGGGCGCGCCTGGTTCCGATTCCATAGAGATCGTCCTGGCACTGGCCTGCTCGGGCATCATCGCCGGAAGGGTTATCGACCCAGACGGCACCCCCGTCGCTTGCCAGATACAGGCCCACGGAGAGGATCCCAAACTCGGTTTCCCCATGCTGATGCCCCACGCTAAGACCGACTTTGAGGGGAATTTCGTAATGGGCGGTGTCTGCGCCGGGACATACCTGCTGCGCGTCATTCCTCCGGGGAAGAGTCCGAGTGATTTGGAGACGGTTCATATCGCGCCCGGTGAGTCGCTGACTGGGCTTGAATTGGTCTATGATCCCGGCGATCTATTCGACGTATCGGGCGTTGTGGTTGATGAAAGCGATGCGCCCGTCCAGGGAGCCCGTGTAAAGGCTTCGGTCATGAACGCATCGCCGTTGGGCCTTATACCCGCGAGAGTTACGGACGAGCACGGTGAGTTTCACCTTGATGGCCTGCCCCTGGGTACTTACGTCCTCCAAGTATCGGCCCGTGGTTACGGCGACCACATGATGACCGTCGGCAGCGATTCTGGCGATGGCATACTCGTACGACTGAGGTCCGCACTTTCGGTCGGCGGTGCTGTTAGCGCCAGGGACGGCCAGCCCGTAACAGACTTTACCGTGATCCTTTCGCTCGCCAACGATACAGAGTCGCGTGTGCTTCGAGAACGCTTTTCAAACACTCAGGGCATCTTTTCCGTCAGCCTCCCTTACAGCGGTCACTGGCTACTGCAAATCGAGGCCCCCGGATTCGAACCAGTCCACCTGGACCTGGGAGAGAACGACGGGGGGCTCGAGACGCAGGACCTTGTTGTAGTGCTCCCCAGCGCAAGTTGA